ATCATTACCAACAAAAACATACAACCACGTTGCCTTTAAAATCACTGAAAGTGACTATGAGACTTACTTAGACAAAATCAATTCTTTAGGTTTAGAAATAAAAGCTGGTCGCCCGCGAATAGCTGGAGAAGCAAGCTCGATTTACTTCTATGATTTCGATAATCACTTATTTGAACTACACACAGGTACACTATCTGAACGCTTAAAAGTCTATCAATCAGTTTCAGAATAACCCTATTTTGCACAATGTATGGGATCATGCTACAATATAACTAAGAAATGACGAAGGTGGTGAATAAGTACAATGGTCAACATGCCAAAAATAACAGCGGGTTTTTCATATATAATAACGTACCTAGCGTTTTGTCATGTTATTATTTCCGATTTTTTATCTCAAGGGACAAGTGTGTCCAAAAAAGGATAAAAAATTAAATAAAACAGACCATTCAGACTTATTTACTTGTAAATGACCAGTCATAAAATAACGTGAGGTTAGTTTTTTTAATCGCTCTATGTAATGAATCAGAGCATTAAATAATTAACGAACAGTAAATAATGAAGGTTGAGCGAAGAACTTTGTTCAGCCTTTTTGCTTACGCTAAAAAGTAAATAAAGTGTCGTTTAAAAACAGAACCAAGCTATTTTTATCGATCTGTCTGAGTGGCAGAAAGAGGAGTATATGTTAGTACAATTACAAAAAATAACTAAGAATTATGGAACTATCCCACTATTTGAATCATTAAATCTACAAATAAATCAGGGAGAAAAAATAGGGTTGATCGGTGTAAATGGCTCCGGTAAGTCGACTATTTTGAAAATCATTACAGGACTTGAAACAGTTGACTCAGGAACCGTCAGTTGTAAAAAGCATGGGCGGATTGGTTATTTGGCTCAAATGCCAAAAGCAAGTGAACAGTGTGTAAAAGAGTATCTGTTAGAGACGTTTACAGTGCTAAATTCGCTTCAAAAACAATTAACACATTTAGAAGAACAAATGATTAGCTCAGAGATAGAACTAGAAAAAGTACTCGTTCACTATGGGCAAAAGCAAGAAGAATTTCAACAAGCCGGTGGATATGAAATGGAAAACAAATTAGAGATGATTGCGAATGGTTTAATGATTAAGTACTTGCTATCAAAAAAACTTTCGGAATTAAGCGGTGGGGAACAGACTATCGTCAATTTAGCTAGAATTTTATTACAGGAAAATGATCTTGTCCTATTGGATGAGCCAACAAATCATTTGGATGCTAAAAGAATTACTTGGCTAGAGGGTTATTTATCACATGAAAAAACGGCTTATTTGATTGTTTCACATGACCGCTTATTTTTGGATCATACGGTAGAAAAAATTGTTGAATTGGAAGATGGGCGTATTCAAGAGTATAAAGGAAACTATTCTATCTATAAAAAGCAAAAAAATGAGCAACTAGAAAAAATAAGAAAAGATTTTGCAGAACAACAAAAAGAAATCAAAAAATTGAAATTAGCAATTCGGCGTTTTCGACAATGGGGGCATGAAGGAGATAATGAAAAATTCTTCAAAAAGGCCAAACAGTTAGAGAAACGCTTAGAAAAAATTCAAAAAATTCCTAAGCCTAAAGATGAATCAAGTAAAGTAAGTAAAAAATTCAAAGAAAGTAACCGATCAGGTAAAGAGGTTCTTCAATTTAAGGAAGTTAGCAAGTATTATTCGGACCGCTTATTATTTGATAAGATCGATTTTTCATTATTCTGGCAAGAACATTCTGCAATCATAGGCGAAAACGGTGTTGGTAAAAGCACGTTGTTGAAACTTGCCTTAAAAATAGAGGCTTTCGATAGTGGTGAAATCAAACAGGGGACAAATCTTCAAATTGGGTATTTACCTCAAGTAATTGAGTATAAAACACCTAGCCAAACAGTCTTGCAGTTCTTCAGTCAAGCTTGCTCATTAGGAGAACAAACCAGTCGCCAAGTGTTAGCGAGGTACTCTTTTTATAGTGAAGACGTAATGAAACAAGTTCGTTTTTTAAGCGGTGGTGAGAAAATCCGCTTAGAGCTAGCGAAACTAATGCATAAAGAGGTCAATTTTTTATTGTTGGATGAACCTACTAATCATTTAGATATTGAAACAAGAGAAGAGATTGAAGAGATTTTAGAAGAGTTTAAGGGAACTATGTTGGTAGTGTCACATGATCGTTTCTTTCTTCAAAAAATGTTTGAAACATTTTTAATTGTCGACCAGTGTAAGATCAGAAAAGAGATAGGAAAATATATGGATGTGACGATGTAAGAGTAACAATATAATCTAAAAAGGGAAGAATGAGATAAAACAGCGTCTATATTTTGTCTCATTCTTCACCAGTTAGTGCCAAGGAATTAAGAAAAAGAACATGAAAATATAAAAAAATAAAGAATGAATCGGAGAACTTTATAAAAACTTAATAAGTGTGAGTTAGCGAACAATTCCTTATAAATGTGGGAAAAAGAAATCAAAAGATTGAAATTGTTTACTATAATTTGAATATAAAATAAATGAAATATAAAAATTAGTACTATTAAATTGAAATTGGCCATGAATTGCAATACAATAATAAAGCATTATCAAAAAATGTTTGTTTTAGTTTCTATAAAATTGCTGGGAGGACTGTCATGAAAAAAATTAATCATTTGATATTTACTTGTTTAATTATTTTAATAATTTTTCCGAATGATTGGTCCTATGCCATGGGAACTAGTCAATCGGTTGAGGAGACTTCAAAAACGACTGAGACAACTGAGTCCGACTTATCATCAGATTCTACGGAAGTCGAAACTGTAGATTCTTCAATTATACAGGATTCCATCACCGAAGAAACGGATAGTACTGAAAATGAAAAAATAACAGATACTATTGATATAAAAAATAGAACAAATGAAGATGAACCTAAAACAGTTAAAAACAGAGCTTTGAAGGTCGCTTCACAAGCCGAAGATGGCTTCTGGCTAGTTGATTCGGTAGCTACATTGACCGAATATTTAAAAGACAGCCAAAAACTAAATTTTCGTTTAACAAATGATATTGACTTAGGCTCAACTGGTTTTCAGCTTAAAGATAAGATGATTATTGATGGGGCAAATCACATTATTACATATAATAAAGGTGGCTCATCTGCAAGCGGTTTTTATGCAAATCAAGCAAATGCTGTAATTGAGATTCGTAACACACAATTTGGTAATAGCGATGGCTCAGGTGCAGTAGGCTATTACGGAATTATCTCCGGTGGATCGGCAGCTAATATGACTTTTATCTTTGACAGGGTTGATTATTATTCTACAAACGGGCAAATGATATACAACGTAAATGGATCGGTCATCATGCGCGGGCAAAATACGATTGACCAAAGAGGCACAAGTACATATTCCCAAGAATGGGCAGAAATAAATTATGTAGAAATTCAAAGTGGTCATACATCAATCAAACATTCAGGGACGACAGAAGCATTTATTTGGTCGAATGGTAATGCTGCTGCTAATCCGCATGCGGGAACTTCTCAAATCGTAGTGAAAGAAAATGCTCAACTAGATATACAAACGAATGGAAACGTTATGTATGGAACACTATCTCCGAGTTATATTGTTGAAAAAAATAGTGTTTTCAATTTGGACAAAGTTACGTTAGCGTCAACAAGTTCAAGAAACCGATTTTTTGCCGCCAACCTAACACAACCAATTACGTTTGATTTTAAAGAGAATTCGCAAGTGAATTTTACATTACCATTGCCTATTAATCTTTATACGGCTAATGGTGGTATGACAATTGGTGAAAATGCAGATGTTTCAATAGATGTCGCAAATGGCAGTGTCTTTTCATCATCTGCTTCCAGCTCTTTTGCAGTTAATATGAACAAAGTCAAACAAGCTTCATTTGCTGGTACAAGTCCTGGAACTTTGGGACTTAATGGTGCTAGTGGTGCTAATAATTTGTCATTTACAAGTAATTACTTACAAAAAATTGAGACATTTTCAAGTAAAGAGAATAACACGCCCACACAAGAACTATTTAAAAGTGCTTCTGATTTAAGTGTCCAAGGAAGTAACTTTAGCAATATCGCTAGTTCGCCAGATCCTTTTACTGCACAAGAAATTAGTGCTTTAAACGGGGCTAAGAAACTTGTTTTTAGTGAATTTATGGAAGTTCCGGATCAATTAGGCTTGACTGCGGCTGATGAAACAGATACGTCAGTTTCACTATACGGTTCATCAATAAACAATGGCAGCGCGGCGACAGAAGTGAAATTTTTCTTGTTTACTGCACAAGAAGATACGAATGATTTGGGCAAAGCTAAGCACATTGTGACGTTGGATGACTTTACCGAGCAAGAAAATACCAGACTTAATTCAACTTATAAGGTAACGATTGCTGATTTAAACCCGAATACTACGTATTGGGCGCAAATGGTTGTTATCAATCAAGCTGGTGCAAGTGAGTTTTCTGATTCTGAGCAGTTTGTTACGAAGCCTCAACTAAAAAAAATCACGGCAGATGTTACTACGACTTCAGCATTCATTAATGGCGAACTAGCTAGCGATACGGGACAATGGACCGATTATTCAAATGGAGAAGATGGTGCTATTCCTGGTCAACCAGCCTATTATGGCGGTGTTTATCAACAAGTCAAGGTTGAGTATAGCCAAAATAAAGACTTTCCAGCTCAGGAAACAAAATCCCAATTTGCAGATCTTTCAGGCGACAAAAACCAAAAATTCTCAACCAAATTAAAAGGATTAGTTGGTGACGTCACGTACTATGTTCGGTTAAGAGTCATTGGCATTTCTGGTGAAGAAGTTATCTTGGCGATGACGCCTTTGACTGAATTTCAAACAGTAACGGAAATCATCAAAGTTGAAGTACCGATCGAAATGGCTTTTCAGACACAGAATAAAGATCTTGGCACAGCTCAAGCAGGTGAATTATCATCTGGAGATTATCAGGTTATAAATAAAGGAAATACAGATACAAAGATATCAATAACAAATCTAATTAAAGAAAATAAAGATGCTGATCAGTTGCTACTATTGAACAGTCTTTCTGGAAATGCTGGGCAAAATGAACTTGCTTTACAAATGCTGATCAATAATGATCAAGCAGCCCCACTTTTTTTAACGAGTGATTTAACAAGCAATCCTTTATCGATCGGTACATTGAATGCCAATGAACAAAAAAATCTGACGCTTAGAGGAAAGTATTTTAACCCAACGAAACAAGCGATATTTCCATCGTATAAGATGACGTTTAAAGTTGAAAAAAATGAAGAATGAGAGGGATTCTATGGATAAAACAACTCAAACTGATGAAGAAAAAAAGAAAAAGAAACGATTACTGCTCATACTTTTACTACTCTTGTTAGCTGTTTCAGCAGGTGGCTTATATTATTATTTTTCAACAAAAACAGAACCAGTTCAAGTCGTTTCCGGAGATTACTTGCCTGATACAAAAGGTGCTAAGAAAATGAACGACAAGGAAGTAAAAGAGGCTGAACAAAAAGCAGTTGATGCGAGTAAGTTCAATATGGTCATCAAATCAGAAGCTGTCTTTGAGACTGGTGACAGTGAAGGTAGTCTATATATTCAAAATCCAGTTGAAAACGGCTATCCAATCAATGTGGTGATTCGTTTAGACAGTAATAATGAACAGATTTATTCATCTGGCGCAATTCAACCAGGTTATGAAATAAATGGAGCAAAACTGGATAAAAAACTTGCTCAAGGAGATCATCCAGCAACGGCCACATTTGACATCTATGATGCAAAAACAACTGAAAAACGTGGACAAGTACAAGCTGGAATTACAATTCGTGTCAACAACTAATATCGTTATTTAGCAGGTTTTCTGTTAAAAATAAATCATCTAACACATAGAGGGAGAAATAATATGAAAAAAACGAATTTTTTACTTACTGCAATGATGCTAGGTCTAAGCATATCAGGATTAACACAACTAGCTTCAGCTGAAACAATCGATGGAGAAAACTCAGCAGATGTTATTATCAATGGAACGATTGGTAAATTAGATAATACAGATCCAGATACAAACATTCCAGAAGGGTCTGATGAATGGATCAATGTTACAGTGGATACAACAACTGCATTCCATACAACAACTGCAAGCGCACATAAAAACATTGAGTCCGCTGATTATAGCATTACAAATAATTCAGGTCGTGGTGTTGCTGTGACCTTGAATAAAATGGTGGGAACACCCAAATATGTCGACACCCTAACAATCAATGCTAAAGGTAGTGGTTTAGTTGCGGCCCCTACAGCAACTAATTTAGTTGAGAGCAATGCATTAGCAGATTTGACAAGTGCACCTGTTTGGATGCGTTTAGCTAATAAAGATGGACGTTTAAATATTGATACAGATGCTGCCTCTGCGTATGCTAACACTGCAAAATTCTACTATACAGGTACAACGGTTGCTGATTTACCAGCAAATGTTGAGCAAAACACGACAGCAGAAAACTACACATTGACATTAAAATTCACATCGATCCAAAAAGATGGGACGACACTTGGTGTAACACCATAATTCAATAAAGGACTGTGATAAACAATGAAGCAATTTAGTTGTCACATCATTATGCTCATTCTTTTGATTGTGGGAATTGGTTTTCATCAAGAAGCTATCTATGCTGTTTCAGCGGAAGTTGAAGTGAATGGGCAAATCGGTGGAAATAAAACGAATGCGCAGCCACAACCGCCAAAAGAAATCGAATCAGAACCAAATCAAAAATTAGCACAGCCGAAACAAACACACATAGGACTAAGAGAATTTCCAAGTACAGGTAGTATTATAGAAGTGATCACGCCCATTGGGTTATTATTGCTATTGATTTATTTACTACTTAATAGATGGGAAGCACATAGAAAAACTACTCATAAATGATGAAGAGCCTAAAGCGTAACTCCAAAAGTTATGCTTTAGGCTCTTAGTATTCGAAGAAATGGTGGGAGCAGAGAGAACTACTACTCTTTCTGAGTGCTAAGAATTGAAGGATTGTGGCTGGCTTTTTTCAGAGTAGATAGTGAAGTTCTTTCAATTGCATTTCAACAATAAAAGTAGTAAAAAAGGAATTGACAGCGTTTTCTTGTTGTGCTATATTTAGTGTAGTTGATGGAATTGTTACTGATTTTTTCAGGCATAACCATAATATAGTAAAGATGATAAAATCGTTTTTTTATCGTTCTTGCTATGTTATGGTTTTTCTTATTTTATGTTGTTACTGTTTCAATTATCTGACTTCGTGGTTTAGTATTACGTTTTTAGAATTATCTAGCTTCACGAGCTCGTTCAGCTTTTAGAATGGAGGTGGAACATGCATATAAAAAAACGGATCAATAATAATGTTGTATTAGCTATGGATGGCGAATTAGAAGTGATCGTTGTTGGTAAAGGCTTAGGCTTTCAGGTATATCCTAATGATCCTATAGACACAACACTGATTCAAAAAATCTATCTGCCTACTGAAAAAATGAGTGTTAAGCAAATGGCTGTTTTATTGAATGAAGCAAGTTTTGAAGAGATTTTATTGGTAGAGAAAATAGTTAAAATTGGTGAAGCTGAGCTAGGTAGAACAATCAACCCAGTTATTTTATTTAGTTTATTGGATCATCTATTATTTGCTTTTAAGCGGCATGAAGAAAACTTGAGAATTCGTAGTCCAATCGAATGGGAGATCAAACAATTTTATCCAAAAGAAGTTGAAGTTGGTTTGCAGGCAATCAGCTTAATAAAGGAAGAAAAAGAGATTGTTTTAGCCGAATCAGAAGCTATCTTTATCGCGATGCATTTTGTGAATTATCAATTTGATCAAGAGTCAATGGAGACAACTATGGATTATATGGAAGCGATGGGGGATATTACACAGCTCGTTCGGTACTACTTTCAAGTAGAGTTAGACGAAACTTCAATCAACTATCAGCGTTTCTTAAATCATTTACGTTACTATTTAATGCGTTTGAATACACAAGAAACGATGAATCCACTTGATAATGAGGAAATCGTTTTGACTGTTAAAAAGAAATACCCAAAAGAATTCAAATGCAGTTTGAAAATTAGCAATTATTTAGAAGAACGCTACAATAAACAAGCTACCTTTGATGAACAGTTGTACTTAACATTGCATTTGGTCCGCTTGTTGCATTCGTAAATATCAATACAAGGATTCGTTACAGTTTGGCTGGCAAAACCTGTTTGAAAAAGATTATTTTCTAAAGAAAATAGTTTTTTTGAACAGGTTTTGTTTTTTTATGAAAGTGTTGGATATAAAGAAACTATTGAGTAGAAAAGAGGAGAAAATATGCAGGATTTAGCCAAGAAAATCATTACACTTGTGGGCGGTGATGAGAATATCAACAGCTTGACTCATTGTGTCACAAGACTACGGTTCAATTTAAAAAATGAATCTAAAGCACAAACAAAAGCGCTTGAAGAACTTGATGGAGTGATGGGGGTTCAAAGACAGGGCGGACAATATCAAGTAATCATTGGCGGAAAAGTCGGAAAAGTCTACGCTGAAATTATCAAAATTTTGCCTCGTCTAGATGACTATGATGCGCAAGAAGAGACGAGTGGAGAAAAAGATTCTTTATTAAACCGTTTGATCAATACCTTATCAGCGATTCTTGTTCCCAGTTTGGCGCCAATTGTAGGCGGAGGGATGCTAAAAGGATTCTTATTTATGCTGACTAGTCTAGGGTGGGCTGATCCAGAAAGTGGTACGATGTTTGTACTAAATATGACTGGGGATGCAATGTTTTATTTTTTCCCATTTCTATTAGCGGTGAGCAGTGCACGTAGATTTAAAACGAATGAGTACATGGCATTAAGTTTGGCGGGAGTTTTGATGTATCCAACATTGCTTAATGCGGCGCTTGCAGGTGAGATGACCAATGTTCAGTTTTTAGGTTTCTTACCTGTTCCAGTTGTCAATTACAGCAGTTCGATTTTACCGATTATTTTGGCGGTTTGGCTATTGAGTTATGTTTATCGTTTCTTTGAAAAAGTGATTCCAAGTATGATTACAGTGATTTTTACACCATTGCTTACGTTGCTCCTGATGGTTCCAGTGATGCTAGTCGTTTTAGCACCGATTGGTTTTTATGTCGGGGAATATATTGCCCTAGGAATTGAAGCATTGATCAATTTTTCACCATTAGTATCCGGGTTTGTGATTGGTGCAAGTCGACCGTTACTAGTCTTAATGGGGATGCATCATGCGATTCGTCCAATCACGCAACAGCAAATCGCAACTTATGGCTATTCTACAATGGGACCAATGAATTTTATGAGCACAATGGCTCAAGCTACGGCTGCTTTTGCTATATATTTCTTGATTTCAAATAAAAAAATGAAACAAGTAGCATTGTCTTCAACGGTTTCAGGTTATCTTGGAATTACTGAACCTGCTTTATATGGTGTTTTAGTAAAGTATAAAGCTGCTTTTGTCGGTGCGTCTTTAGGTGGTGGAATCGGTGGTGCTGTTGGGGCTCTTTTAGGGGCGAAATCGATGGCACCGGTAATGCCAAGTGTTCTGTCTATTCCAGTTTTTCTGAATGATGGGGCAGCGGGATTTATTATTGGTTTGATTGTTACGTTGATTGCTACTTTCCTCATTACGTTTTTATTAGCCAAGAGTATCCTTAAAATCGATGATCAACCTGAAACAAGTAAGGTGAAAGAAGGGCAGATTGAGAAGGGACAAAATGTTGTAACAATTGGGACTCCAGTTTCAGGTACTGTATATCCAATTAGTGATGTTGCAGATCAAACATTTTCAAAAGAACTCGTTGGCAAAGGAATTGCGATTATGCCGGATGAAGATAGAATCGTCTCGCCGATCGACGGTATAGTCACAATCGCTTTTAAGACAAAACATGCTATTGGTTTAACGACAAAAGAGGGGATCGAACTATTGATCCATGTAGGGTTAGACACGGTGGAGCTGGAAGGAGAGCACTTTGAGTTATTGTGTAAACAAGGACAAACAGTTCATGTAGGAACGCCTCTGATTCAATTTGACCGTAAGAAAATCAGCGAATTAGGGTACGATATCAGTGTGATAGTTGTTGTTACAAACTCGGATGAGTATTTATCTGTTTTGGCACTTGATGATCAAAAAAAGATAACGGAAGAAGAGACGTTGATCACGATTGTGCCTGGACTATCGCATGCTGAGGATGAGGTAGATTTAGTTTTGGAGTAAGTGGGAAAAAGATGTGGAAAAGGACAAGGTGAAGTGGAGCGGAACGATGTTACCATATGTTATCTAGCTGCACAAATCAATCCTTAGGAAAATAGATAAATTGTCAGTGAAACAAAGAACGTTTCAATGCCAATTTCCTAATTTTCTACAGGATTAAACGATTTGTTCCGCTTTTATAGTTATCTAGCTACATGGGCTAGCTCTTCGGGAAAAAGATAAAAATAGTTTGTGGTAAAGAGCACCACAATCGATTTTTCCTATTTTCCTGTCAGAGCTGAACGAGCCCGCTACGCTTTTAATGTTATCTAGCTTCACGGGCTAGCCTCTCGGAAAAAAAGATAAAATCTGATTGTGACAAAGAACGTCACCCTCATATTTTCCAATTTTTCTGTCGAGGCTTAACGAGCCCGCTACGCTTTTAAATTTAGG
The DNA window shown above is from Enterococcus sp. 12C11_DIV0727 and carries:
- a CDS encoding fibronectin type III domain-containing protein, giving the protein MKKINHLIFTCLIILIIFPNDWSYAMGTSQSVEETSKTTETTESDLSSDSTEVETVDSSIIQDSITEETDSTENEKITDTIDIKNRTNEDEPKTVKNRALKVASQAEDGFWLVDSVATLTEYLKDSQKLNFRLTNDIDLGSTGFQLKDKMIIDGANHIITYNKGGSSASGFYANQANAVIEIRNTQFGNSDGSGAVGYYGIISGGSAANMTFIFDRVDYYSTNGQMIYNVNGSVIMRGQNTIDQRGTSTYSQEWAEINYVEIQSGHTSIKHSGTTEAFIWSNGNAAANPHAGTSQIVVKENAQLDIQTNGNVMYGTLSPSYIVEKNSVFNLDKVTLASTSSRNRFFAANLTQPITFDFKENSQVNFTLPLPINLYTANGGMTIGENADVSIDVANGSVFSSSASSSFAVNMNKVKQASFAGTSPGTLGLNGASGANNLSFTSNYLQKIETFSSKENNTPTQELFKSASDLSVQGSNFSNIASSPDPFTAQEISALNGAKKLVFSEFMEVPDQLGLTAADETDTSVSLYGSSINNGSAATEVKFFLFTAQEDTNDLGKAKHIVTLDDFTEQENTRLNSTYKVTIADLNPNTTYWAQMVVINQAGASEFSDSEQFVTKPQLKKITADVTTTSAFINGELASDTGQWTDYSNGEDGAIPGQPAYYGGVYQQVKVEYSQNKDFPAQETKSQFADLSGDKNQKFSTKLKGLVGDVTYYVRLRVIGISGEEVILAMTPLTEFQTVTEIIKVEVPIEMAFQTQNKDLGTAQAGELSSGDYQVINKGNTDTKISITNLIKENKDADQLLLLNSLSGNAGQNELALQMLINNDQAAPLFLTSDLTSNPLSIGTLNANEQKNLTLRGKYFNPTKQAIFPSYKMTFKVEKNEE
- the fosX gene encoding FosX/FosE/FosI family fosfomycin resistance hydrolase; the protein is MISHVTFIVQDLEKATLFFETIFDAKEVYSSGVDTFSIAQEKFFLIDDLWIAVMQGESLPTKTYNHVAFKITESDYETYLDKINSLGLEIKAGRPRIAGEASSIYFYDFDNHLFELHTGTLSERLKVYQSVSE
- the abc-f gene encoding ribosomal protection-like ABC-F family protein, producing the protein MLVQLQKITKNYGTIPLFESLNLQINQGEKIGLIGVNGSGKSTILKIITGLETVDSGTVSCKKHGRIGYLAQMPKASEQCVKEYLLETFTVLNSLQKQLTHLEEQMISSEIELEKVLVHYGQKQEEFQQAGGYEMENKLEMIANGLMIKYLLSKKLSELSGGEQTIVNLARILLQENDLVLLDEPTNHLDAKRITWLEGYLSHEKTAYLIVSHDRLFLDHTVEKIVELEDGRIQEYKGNYSIYKKQKNEQLEKIRKDFAEQQKEIKKLKLAIRRFRQWGHEGDNEKFFKKAKQLEKRLEKIQKIPKPKDESSKVSKKFKESNRSGKEVLQFKEVSKYYSDRLLFDKIDFSLFWQEHSAIIGENGVGKSTLLKLALKIEAFDSGEIKQGTNLQIGYLPQVIEYKTPSQTVLQFFSQACSLGEQTSRQVLARYSFYSEDVMKQVRFLSGGEKIRLELAKLMHKEVNFLLLDEPTNHLDIETREEIEEILEEFKGTMLVVSHDRFFLQKMFETFLIVDQCKIRKEIGKYMDVTM
- a CDS encoding beta-glucoside-specific PTS transporter subunit IIABC, producing the protein MQDLAKKIITLVGGDENINSLTHCVTRLRFNLKNESKAQTKALEELDGVMGVQRQGGQYQVIIGGKVGKVYAEIIKILPRLDDYDAQEETSGEKDSLLNRLINTLSAILVPSLAPIVGGGMLKGFLFMLTSLGWADPESGTMFVLNMTGDAMFYFFPFLLAVSSARRFKTNEYMALSLAGVLMYPTLLNAALAGEMTNVQFLGFLPVPVVNYSSSILPIILAVWLLSYVYRFFEKVIPSMITVIFTPLLTLLLMVPVMLVVLAPIGFYVGEYIALGIEALINFSPLVSGFVIGASRPLLVLMGMHHAIRPITQQQIATYGYSTMGPMNFMSTMAQATAAFAIYFLISNKKMKQVALSSTVSGYLGITEPALYGVLVKYKAAFVGASLGGGIGGAVGALLGAKSMAPVMPSVLSIPVFLNDGAAGFIIGLIVTLIATFLITFLLAKSILKIDDQPETSKVKEGQIEKGQNVVTIGTPVSGTVYPISDVADQTFSKELVGKGIAIMPDEDRIVSPIDGIVTIAFKTKHAIGLTTKEGIELLIHVGLDTVELEGEHFELLCKQGQTVHVGTPLIQFDRKKISELGYDISVIVVVTNSDEYLSVLALDDQKKITEEETLITIVPGLSHAEDEVDLVLE
- a CDS encoding PRD domain-containing protein, which translates into the protein MHIKKRINNNVVLAMDGELEVIVVGKGLGFQVYPNDPIDTTLIQKIYLPTEKMSVKQMAVLLNEASFEEILLVEKIVKIGEAELGRTINPVILFSLLDHLLFAFKRHEENLRIRSPIEWEIKQFYPKEVEVGLQAISLIKEEKEIVLAESEAIFIAMHFVNYQFDQESMETTMDYMEAMGDITQLVRYYFQVELDETSINYQRFLNHLRYYLMRLNTQETMNPLDNEEIVLTVKKKYPKEFKCSLKISNYLEERYNKQATFDEQLYLTLHLVRLLHS